The Silvanigrella paludirubra genome includes a window with the following:
- a CDS encoding RHS repeat-associated core domain-containing protein, with protein sequence MIKDHVGAVSQVIDIDSHKIVERNASEPFGLSRGIPLLSKSILASYKEVGNRQDVSLYTNPQSNMRDNWEGKSFEILGSSNSNELQGMRGTEVFAKGKFSASTGLSNMGVRTLDSARGVWLSPDLYMGRNLEGIVDNPLEANLFQYANNNPITNNDPTGMASWNDTKSKINDACNGKVSSGNSGHDMTKSPGNGGKNDHSNNSRPDIAGGGGRSPSGGNGGSSAGSARVGITASFNSFDMLRCGIPIAFGAGLIAASVASQTAALAATVPSGGISIIATSPVSSKMAFDGGIMALVGLKCISDILMNASSGSGGGGDYSNLKDSKSAGPGKNFTSSQKQKIIEANKAKNNGVVKSDKSYIDLVKPQKSEKGVTPNRNEWQIDHITPKDKGGTNSFSNAQVLSRQENRIKWNK encoded by the coding sequence GTGATAAAAGATCATGTGGGCGCCGTTTCACAAGTTATAGACATTGATTCTCATAAAATAGTAGAACGAAATGCGAGTGAACCTTTTGGATTATCGCGCGGAATTCCATTATTATCAAAATCAATTTTAGCAAGTTACAAAGAAGTCGGAAATCGTCAAGATGTTTCTTTATACACTAATCCTCAAAGTAACATGCGTGATAACTGGGAAGGAAAATCATTTGAAATTCTAGGAAGCTCAAACTCAAATGAACTTCAAGGCATGCGTGGTACGGAAGTTTTTGCAAAAGGAAAGTTTTCAGCATCCACAGGCTTAAGTAACATGGGAGTAAGAACACTCGATTCAGCCCGTGGTGTATGGCTTTCTCCTGATTTATATATGGGAAGAAATTTAGAAGGAATTGTTGATAATCCTTTAGAAGCAAACTTATTTCAATATGCAAATAATAATCCTATTACAAACAATGATCCTACTGGTATGGCAAGCTGGAATGATACGAAAAGTAAAATTAATGATGCTTGTAATGGTAAAGTGAGTAGTGGTAATAGCGGTCACGACATGACGAAAAGCCCAGGTAATGGGGGGAAGAATGATCATAGCAATAATTCACGACCTGATATAGCAGGTGGTGGTGGTAGAAGTCCTTCTGGAGGAAATGGAGGTAGTTCTGCTGGAAGTGCAAGGGTTGGTATTACTGCGTCTTTTAATTCATTTGATATGTTACGATGCGGCATTCCAATTGCATTTGGTGCTGGTTTAATCGCTGCTAGTGTAGCTTCTCAAACTGCTGCATTAGCTGCCACTGTCCCCTCAGGCGGCATATCTATTATTGCTACCTCACCAGTATCAAGTAAAATGGCTTTCGATGGCGGTATCATGGCCCTCGTTGGTTTGAAGTGTATTTCAGATATTTTGATGAATGCGAGTTCGGGGAGTGGGGGAGGTGGAGATTATTCTAATTTGAAAGATTCTAAATCTGCCGGGCCAGGTAAAAATTTTACTTCGTCTCAAAAACAAAAAATTATTGAAGCTAATAAAGCAAAAAATAATGGCGTTGTAAAATCTGATAAGTCATACATTGATCTTGTGAAACCACAAAAGTCTGAGAAAGGGGTTACTCCTAATAGAAATGAATGGCAAATTGATCACATAACTCCTAAA
- a CDS encoding RHS repeat domain-containing protein — MIKDHVGSVSQVIDIDSHKIVERNASEPFGLARGIPLLSNSILASYKEVGNRQDVSLYTNPQSNMRDNWEGKSFEILGSSNSNELQGMRGTEVFAKGKFSASIGLSNMGVRTLDSARGVWLSPDLYMGRNLEGIVDNPLEANLFQYANNNPITNNDPTGMASWNDTKSKINDACNGKVSGGNSGHDMTKSPGNGGKNDQISSNGNDKGSQNSNGFKDFLNNAANTVKNYGTEISNNLSEMGARINSAISKPEMAACGFIAGTGLVSLSLGIGNTAAATGGAPFSAGLSLGIIPATTSQISSGFLMASSGLGCMSGLLFNAAMGGAPNPKEEQSREPKSLQDQMTLEAAKRGDEVGKHLDKIKMNDPRYKDMQKMAVHIESKAGKKTELHFVKDPKTGNLMDFKFKTHSEN, encoded by the coding sequence GTGATAAAAGATCATGTGGGCTCCGTTTCACAAGTTATAGACATTGATTCTCATAAAATAGTAGAACGAAATGCGAGTGAACCTTTTGGCTTAGCACGCGGAATTCCATTATTATCAAACTCAATTTTAGCAAGTTACAAAGAAGTTGGAAATCGCCAAGATGTTTCTTTATACACTAATCCTCAAAGTAACATGCGTGATAACTGGGAAGGAAAATCATTTGAAATTCTTGGAAGCTCAAACTCAAATGAACTTCAAGGTATGCGTGGCACAGAAGTTTTTGCTAAAGGAAAATTCTCAGCATCTATTGGTTTAAGTAACATGGGAGTAAGAACTCTCGATTCAGCCCGTGGTGTATGGCTTTCTCCTGATTTATATATGGGAAGAAATTTAGAAGGAATTGTTGATAATCCTTTAGAAGCAAACTTATTTCAATATGCAAATAATAATCCTATTACAAACAATGATCCTACTGGTATGGCTAGCTGGAATGATACGAAAAGCAAAATTAATGATGCTTGTAATGGTAAAGTGAGTGGTGGTAATAGCGGTCACGACATGACGAAAAGCCCAGGTAATGGGGGGAAAAATGATCAGATCTCAAGTAATGGAAATGATAAAGGATCACAAAATTCGAATGGCTTTAAAGACTTTTTAAATAATGCTGCAAATACAGTAAAAAATTATGGAACAGAAATTTCTAATAACCTTTCTGAAATGGGAGCAAGAATAAATTCAGCTATTTCAAAACCAGAGATGGCTGCATGTGGATTTATAGCAGGAACAGGTTTAGTTTCATTATCGTTAGGAATAGGAAATACTGCGGCAGCAACGGGTGGAGCTCCTTTTTCAGCTGGACTTTCATTAGGGATAATACCTGCAACAACTTCGCAAATTAGCAGCGGATTCTTAATGGCTTCTAGCGGCCTTGGATGTATGTCAGGTCTGTTATTTAATGCGGCAATGGGTGGAGCTCCTAATCCAAAAGAAGAACAAAGTAGGGAGCCTAAATCACTACAAGATCAAATGACTCTAGAAGCAGCTAAGAGAGGTGATGAGGTTGGTAAACATCTTGATAAGATAAAAATGAATGATCCAAGATATAAAGATATGCAAAAAATGGCTGTCCATATTGAATCAAAGGCAGGTAAAAAAACAGAACTTCATTTTGTTAAAGATCCAAAAACTGGGAATTTAATGGACTTTAAGTTTAAAACACATTCGGAGAATTAA
- a CDS encoding IS6 family transposase translates to MDETFIKVKGVWHYLYRAMDKVGQRIDFYLSKQRDAASAKLFFQMAIRSSGKPEKINIDKSVSNTSSLNNINRDYKQNLQIKIRQNEYLNNMKEQDHRFIKKMCKAMLWFYSLKSTRATLCGIELHHML, encoded by the coding sequence ATGGATGAAACTTTCATCAAGGTAAAAGGGGTTTGGCACTATCTGTATAGGGCGATGGATAAGGTTGGACAAAGGATCGACTTTTACCTTTCAAAGCAAAGAGATGCGGCTTCTGCTAAACTTTTTTTCCAAATGGCAATTCGCTCTTCTGGTAAACCAGAAAAAATCAACATAGATAAAAGTGTTTCAAATACATCCTCGTTAAATAACATAAATCGAGACTATAAACAAAATCTTCAGATCAAAATAAGACAAAATGAATATCTAAACAACATGAAAGAACAAGACCATCGATTTATAAAAAAGATGTGTAAGGCCATGTTGTGGTTTTATTCACTTAAATCTACAAGAGCTACTTTGTGCGGAATTGAACTCCATCACATGCTTTGA
- a CDS encoding polymorphic toxin type 24 domain-containing protein codes for MALVGLKCISDILMNESSGGDSSSSNTSNKKSRNAPPAPAPEAKGAPHSIIEKPGREGQYTTHFGDGSWKQYRGTGRPHGAIDRPNIKETVVNENKITGKKYIGDTVRPPRVSEIPK; via the coding sequence ATGGCCCTCGTTGGTTTGAAATGTATTTCGGATATTTTGATGAATGAGAGTTCGGGTGGTGACTCTAGTTCTTCAAATACATCCAATAAGAAATCTCGAAATGCTCCACCTGCACCCGCACCAGAAGCCAAAGGAGCACCTCATTCTATAATTGAAAAACCTGGAAGAGAAGGACAATATACTACTCACTTTGGAGATGGATCTTGGAAACAATACAGAGGAACTGGTAGGCCTCATGGCGCCATTGATAGACCAAATATTAAAGAAACTGTTGTAAATGAGAACAAAATTACAGGTAAAAAATACATTGGTGATACAGTTAGACCACCTAGAGTATCTGAAATACCTAAATAA